GACGATCCCGCGCGGCGTGCACGGCAGCGGCGAGGTGATGTCTCCGGACACCTGCAGCACGAGGCGCCCGAGGTTGGTCGGGTGGAGCCCGTCCGCGTCCTTGCCCGGGTCGACGGCCTCGAGCACGGCCTGCTGGTCGAGCCCCGCGGGCAGCGGCAGCTGCACGATGTAGCCGGTGCACGACGGGTCGGCGTTGAGTCGTGCCACGGCCGCGAGCACGTCGGCCTGCGAGGCGTCGGCCGGCAGGTCCTCGCGGACCGAGGTGATGCCGACCTCGGCGCAGTCGCGGTGCTTGCCGGCGACGTAGGACGCCGAGCCCGGGTCCTCGCCGACGAGCAGCGTGCCGAGGCCCGGGACGACGCCGCGGCCGCGCAGCACCGCGACCCGCTCGGTGAGCTCGCCCCGGATCGCCGCCGCGGTCGCCTTCCCGTCGAGGAGCTGCGCGCTGCTCACGCCGTCGGGCCGACGGAGGTGTAGAGCGGGAACTTCTCCGTGAGGACGTCGACGCGCTGGCGCAGCGCGGCCACGTCGGAGGCGGGGTCGAACGCGCCCGCGACGATGTCGGCGACCTCGGTGAACTCGGCGTCGCCGAAGCCGCGGGTGGCCAGCGCGGGCGTGCCCAGCCGGACGCCGCTGGTGACCATCGGCGGGCGGGGGTCGAACGGCACGGCGTTGCGGTTGGCGGTGATGCCGGACTCGTGGAGCCGGTCCTCGGCCTGGCGGCCGTCGAGCTGGCTGTTGCGCAGGTCGGCCAGGACGAGGTGGACGTCGGTGCCTCCGGTGACCACGTCGACGCCGGTGGCGCGGGCGTCGTCGGCCAGGAGCCGGTCGGCGAGGATCGACGCGCCCCGCAGCGTGCGCTCCTGCTTCTCCTTGAACTCCGGGGTCATGGCCAGCTTGAACGCCACCGCCTTGGCCGCGATGACGTGCATGAGCGGCCCGCCCTGCTGGCCGGGGAAGACGCCCGAGTCGATCTTCTTGGCGAGGTCGGCCTGGCACAGGATGATCCCGGCGCGCGGGCCGGTGAGCGTCTTGTGCGTCGTGGAGGTGACGACGTGCGCGTGGGGCACCGGCGAGGGGTGCACCCCCGCGGCGACGAGGCCGGCGAAGTGGGCCATGTCGACGAGCAGGTAGGCCCCCACCTCGTCGGCGATCGCGCGGAAGGCGGCGAAGTCGAGGTGGCGGGGGTACGCCGACCAGCCCGCGATGATCATCTTGGGCCGGCGCTCGAGGGCGACCTGGCGCACCTGGTCCATGTCGATGCGGTGGTCGGCCTCGGAGACGCCGTACGTCGCCGCGTCGTAGAGCATGCCGGAGAAGTTGAGGCGCATGCCGTGGGTGAGGTGGCCGCCGTGGGCCAGGTCGAGGCCGAGGATCGTGTCGCCGGGGGTGAGCAGCTTCTGCAGCACGGCCGCGTTGGCGCTGGCGCCCGAGTGCGGCTGGACGTTGGCGTGCTCGGCGCCGAACAGCTGCTTGGCGCGCTCGCGGGCGAGCTCCTCGGCCACGTCGACCTGCTCGCAGCCGCCGTAGTACCGCTTGCCGGGGTACCCCTCGGCGTACTTGTTGGTGAGCACGCTGCCCTGGGCCTGCAGGACGGCGCGCGGCGCGAAGTTCTCGCTGGCGATCATCTCGAGCGTGCCGCGCTGGCGGTCCGCCTCGCCGTCGAGGACGGCGGCGATCTCCGGGTCGATCTCGGACAGGGGGGCATCGGTGACGTCGTAGGACATCGAGCACTCTCCACGGAGTCTGGTCTGTCCCTGGGCCCAGGCGAACGACCCCAGCAGGCTGCCTTGCCGCTCCCCGGGGGTGACCCCCTGAACGCCAGTCGCGGTGCTCGGAGCCTAGCAAGCCCTGCGTACGCTCAGCCCCCGTGACCGCCTCCCCCACCGGCCGCCCGGCCGCGAGCACGACCGCCAGCGCGACAGCGAGCACGAGCACGCCGGCGGCGGAGCCGCACTACGTCCTCACCCTGTCCTGCCCCGACCGGCCCGGCATCGTCCACGCGGTCACCGGCGCGCTGCTGCGCCACCACGCGAACGTCACCGAGTCGCAGCAGTTCGGGGACCCGGACACCCGGCTGTTCTTCCTGCGCGTGCAGTTCACGTGCTCGGCGGACCCGGCCAGGCTCGACGCGGCGCTGCGCGGGGCGGCCGAGGAGTTCGACTTCGACTGGCAGCTGCACCCGCTGAGCAGCCCCGTCCGCACGCTCATCATGGTGAGCCGGGCCGGGCACTGCCTCAACGACCTGCTGTACCGCCACCGCGCGGGCCGGCTGCCGATCGACCCCGTCGCCGTGGTGAGCAACCACGAGGACCTCGCCGGCCTGGCCGGGTTCTACGAGGTGCCCTTCAGCCACGTCCCGGTGACCCCGGGCGACCCCGCCTCCAAGGACGCCGCCGAGGAGCGGCTGCTGCGCACCGTCGACGAGCTCGACGTCGAGCTCGTCGTGCTCGCCCGCTACATGCAGGTGCTGAGCCCCCGGGTGTGCGAGGCGCTGGCGGGCCGGGCCATCAACATCCACCACTCGTTCCTGCCGAGCTTCGCCGGCGCGCGGCCGTACCACCAGGCCCACACCCGCGGCGTCAAGCTCATCGGGGCGACGGCCCACTACGTCACCGCCGACCTCGACGAGGGCCCGATCATCGAGCAGGACGTCGAGCGGGTCGACCACTCCCACGCCGTCGACGACCTGGTCGGGCTGGGCCAGGACCTGGAGTGCCGGGCACTGGCCCGGGCGGTGCGCTGGCACGCCGAGCGACGCGTCCTCGTCGACCGCAACCGGACCGTCGTCTTCCGCTGACCCGCAGGGGAGGCGCGGGGCCCGCGCCGGCCCGCCCCGGTCCCCCGGCGCGGGCCGCACGCCGTCCGCGCTAGATGACCACCCAGACCGCCAGGGCGATGACGAAGGCGGTGAGCCCCAGCGTCGTCTCCATGACCGTCCACGTCTTCAGCGTCGTCTTCTCGTCCATGCCGAAGAACCGGCTGACGAGCCAGAAGCCCGAGTCGTTGACGTGGCTGAGCACGGTCGCACCGGCCGCGATGGCCATGACGAGGAGCACCCGGTGCAGCTCGCCCACGCCCTCGGTCGCCTCGACGGCGGGGGCGATGAGGCCGGCCGCGGTGGTCAGCGCCACGGTCGCCGAGCCCTGCGCGACGCGCAGCGCGGTGGCGATGATGAAGGCCGCGACGATGAGCGGCAGGCCGAGGTCGGCCAGGGAGTCCGACAGCGCCGCGCCGATGCCCGAGGTGCGGAGCACGCCACCGAACATCCCGCCGGCGCCGGTGATGAGGATGATCGAGCAGATCGGGCCGAGGGAGTCGTTGAGCAGGCCCTCGACGTCGCCCCAGCTGCGGCCCTGGCGGCGTCCCAGGACGACGATGGACACCAGCAGCGTGATGAGCAGCGCGATCGGCGTCTGGCCGAGCAGGACGAGCACGCGGGCCGGCAGCACCTCGTTGTCGAAGACCCCCGCCGTGCCGAGGGTGGTGATGACGGTGTTGAGACCGATGAGCACGAGCGGGAGCAGGAGGAGGCCGAGCACGGTGCCGAAGGACGGCAGCGCGGTCTCGGTGCCCGTGCGGGAGGCTGTGGCGAGCGCGCTCGCGCCGCCGGGCGCCCCGTGCCCGCCGCTGCGGTCGTCGTCCCCGCCGCCGGGGGCGTCGGAGTAGTCGGACACCCGGGAGTCGGAGCGGCCCATCTCCAGCGGCGTGGGGATGTCGAACCGTCGCCCGGCCCAGCGGGAGAACAGGTACACGCCGACGTACCAGGACGGGATCGCCACGAGCAGGCCGACGAACAGGGTGAGCCCGACGTCGGCGCCGAGCAGCTCGGAGGCGGCGACCGGACCCGGGTGGGGCGGCACGAGAGCGTGCATGGCGGCGAAAGCGCCCGCGGCGGGCAGCGCGTAGAACAGCAGCGAGCCGCCGAAGCGGCGAGCGACGGTGAGGATGATCGGCAGGAACACCACGAGGCCGGCGTCGAAGAAGATCGGGAAGCCGAACACGAGCGAGGCCACACCGAGGGCGAGCGGGGCCCGCTTCTCGCCGAAGCGTGCGATGAGGGTGTCGGCGAGCACCTGCGCCCCGCCGGTCACCTCGAGCAGCCGCCCGATCATCACGCCGAAGCCGACGAGCAGCGCCACCGAGGCCAGGGTCGTGCCGAAGCCGCCCAGCAGCGCGGCCGGGACGTCGGCGAGCGGGATGCCCGTCGCCAGCGCGGTGAGGAAGCTGACGAGCACGAGCGCGATGAACGCGTGCAGCTTGAAGCGGATGACGAGCAGCAGCAGCAGCGCGACCGCGGCGGCGGCGATGAGGAGCAGCACGGGTGCCGACCAGACGGGCTCGATGGCTTCGATCATGGGGGGAACCGTGTCGGGGCCGTGGCCCCGGTGGCAACCCCCCGCGCCGGGGCGGACTACCTCAGAAGCCGCAGACCGCCAGCGCCTGGCGCAGGAGGGTGCCCTGCCCGCCGACCATCTCGGCCTGCAGGTGCGGGTCCGCCGCCTCCTCCGGGGTCACCCAGGTGAGCTCGAGCGCGTCCTGCTGCGGGTGGCAGTCCCCCTCGACCGGCACGACGAACGCCAGCGACACCGCGTGCTGGCGGGGGTCGTGGAACGGCGTGACGCCCGGCACCGGGAAGTACTCCGCGACCGTGAACGGCTGCGGGGCGGCCGGCAGCTTGGGCAGGGCGAGCGGGCCGAGGTCCTTCTCCAGGTGGCGCAGCAGCGCCGTGCGCACCCGCTCGGCGTACAGCACCCGCCCGGTGACCAGGGCCCGGCTGATCTCGCCGTGCCCGGTCACGCGCAGCAGCAGGCCGAAGGAGGTGACCGTGCCGCTCTCGTCCACCCGGACCGGGAGGGCGTCGACGTAGAGGATCGGCAGCCGCTCCCGGGCCTGCTCGAGGTCCTCGCGGCTCAGCCACTGGCTGCCCGCCTCGGTGACGACGTCCGTCATGCGCTGCCCCTCTCTCGACGACGGCCCGCACCCGGGGCGGGTGCGGGCCGTCGGTGTCCGCTGTGGTCGTGCTGGTGGTGCGGGCCGTGCGGGTGCCCCTGCTCAGGCGAGCTTGCGAGCCAGGTTCTCGTCGAGCGCGCCGAGGAAGTCCTCGGTCGTCAGGTACGCCTGCTCCTTGCTGATGAGCAGCGCGAGGTCCTTGGTCATCTGGCCGGCCTCGACGGTCTCGACCACGACCTGCTCCAGCGCCTGCGCGAAGCCGGTCACCTCGGGGGTGCTGTCCAGCGCGCCCCGGTGCGCCAGGCCCCGGGTCCAGGCGTAGATCGACGCGATCGGGTTGGTCGAGGTGGGCTTGCCCTGCTGGTGCTGGCGGAAGTGGCGCGTCACGGTGCCGTGCGCCGCCTCGGCCTCCATGGTGCGGCCGTCCGGGGTCATGAGCACGCTGGTCATGAGGCCCAGCGAACCGAAGCCCTGCGCGACGGTGTCGGACTGGACGTCGCCGTCGTAGTTCTTGCACGCCCAGACGTAGCCGCCCTCCCACTTCATGGCCGCGGCGACCATGTCGTCGATGAGGCGGTGCTCGTAGGTGAGGCCGGCCGCGTCGAAGTCGGCCTTGAACTCGCGCTCGAAGACGTCGGCGAAGATGTCCTTGAAGGCGCCGTCGTAGGCCTTGAGGATCGTGTTCTTCGTCGACAGGTAGACCGGGTAGCCGCGGTTGAGGCCGTAGGACAGGGACGCGCGGGCGAAGTCCTCGATGGACTTGTTGAAGTTGTACATGCCCATGGCGACGCCCCCGCCCTCGGGCATCTTCACGACCTCGTGCTCGACCGGCGCAGAGCCGTCGGCCGGGGTGTACGTGATGGTCACGGTGCCGGCGCCGGGGACGCGGAAGTTCGTCGCCTTGTACTGGTCGCCGTGGGCGTGGCGGCCGATGATGATCGGCTTGGTCCAGCCCGGCACCAGGCGCGGGATGTTGCTGATGATGATGGGCTCGCGGAAGACGACCCCGCCGAGGATGTTACGGATCGTGCCGTTGGGCGAGACCCACATCTTCTTGAGGCCGAACTCCTCGACGCGCGCCTCGTCGGGGGTGATGGTCGCGCACTTGACCCCGACGCCGTGCTCCTGGATGGCGTGGGCGGCGTCGATGGTCACCTGGTCGTCGGTGGCGTCGCGGTGCTCGATGCCCAGGTCGAAGTACCTCAGGTCGACGTCGAGGTACGGGTGGATCAGGCGGTCCTTGATGAACTGCCAGATGATCCGCGTCATCTCGTCGCCGTCGAGCTCGACGACCGGACCT
The sequence above is drawn from the Aquipuribacter hungaricus genome and encodes:
- a CDS encoding GntP family permease encodes the protein MIEAIEPVWSAPVLLLIAAAAVALLLLLVIRFKLHAFIALVLVSFLTALATGIPLADVPAALLGGFGTTLASVALLVGFGVMIGRLLEVTGGAQVLADTLIARFGEKRAPLALGVASLVFGFPIFFDAGLVVFLPIILTVARRFGGSLLFYALPAAGAFAAMHALVPPHPGPVAASELLGADVGLTLFVGLLVAIPSWYVGVYLFSRWAGRRFDIPTPLEMGRSDSRVSDYSDAPGGGDDDRSGGHGAPGGASALATASRTGTETALPSFGTVLGLLLLPLVLIGLNTVITTLGTAGVFDNEVLPARVLVLLGQTPIALLITLLVSIVVLGRRQGRSWGDVEGLLNDSLGPICSIILITGAGGMFGGVLRTSGIGAALSDSLADLGLPLIVAAFIIATALRVAQGSATVALTTAAGLIAPAVEATEGVGELHRVLLVMAIAAGATVLSHVNDSGFWLVSRFFGMDEKTTLKTWTVMETTLGLTAFVIALAVWVVI
- the purU gene encoding formyltetrahydrofolate deformylase, encoding MTASPTGRPAASTTASATASTSTPAAEPHYVLTLSCPDRPGIVHAVTGALLRHHANVTESQQFGDPDTRLFFLRVQFTCSADPARLDAALRGAAEEFDFDWQLHPLSSPVRTLIMVSRAGHCLNDLLYRHRAGRLPIDPVAVVSNHEDLAGLAGFYEVPFSHVPVTPGDPASKDAAEERLLRTVDELDVELVVLARYMQVLSPRVCEALAGRAINIHHSFLPSFAGARPYHQAHTRGVKLIGATAHYVTADLDEGPIIEQDVERVDHSHAVDDLVGLGQDLECRALARAVRWHAERRVLVDRNRTVVFR
- the glyA gene encoding serine hydroxymethyltransferase, which produces MSYDVTDAPLSEIDPEIAAVLDGEADRQRGTLEMIASENFAPRAVLQAQGSVLTNKYAEGYPGKRYYGGCEQVDVAEELARERAKQLFGAEHANVQPHSGASANAAVLQKLLTPGDTILGLDLAHGGHLTHGMRLNFSGMLYDAATYGVSEADHRIDMDQVRQVALERRPKMIIAGWSAYPRHLDFAAFRAIADEVGAYLLVDMAHFAGLVAAGVHPSPVPHAHVVTSTTHKTLTGPRAGIILCQADLAKKIDSGVFPGQQGGPLMHVIAAKAVAFKLAMTPEFKEKQERTLRGASILADRLLADDARATGVDVVTGGTDVHLVLADLRNSQLDGRQAEDRLHESGITANRNAVPFDPRPPMVTSGVRLGTPALATRGFGDAEFTEVADIVAGAFDPASDVAALRQRVDVLTEKFPLYTSVGPTA
- a CDS encoding NADP-dependent isocitrate dehydrogenase, translating into MAKIKVEGPVVELDGDEMTRIIWQFIKDRLIHPYLDVDLRYFDLGIEHRDATDDQVTIDAAHAIQEHGVGVKCATITPDEARVEEFGLKKMWVSPNGTIRNILGGVVFREPIIISNIPRLVPGWTKPIIIGRHAHGDQYKATNFRVPGAGTVTITYTPADGSAPVEHEVVKMPEGGGVAMGMYNFNKSIEDFARASLSYGLNRGYPVYLSTKNTILKAYDGAFKDIFADVFEREFKADFDAAGLTYEHRLIDDMVAAAMKWEGGYVWACKNYDGDVQSDTVAQGFGSLGLMTSVLMTPDGRTMEAEAAHGTVTRHFRQHQQGKPTSTNPIASIYAWTRGLAHRGALDSTPEVTGFAQALEQVVVETVEAGQMTKDLALLISKEQAYLTTEDFLGALDENLARKLA
- a CDS encoding bifunctional methylenetetrahydrofolate dehydrogenase/methenyltetrahydrofolate cyclohydrolase — protein: MSSAQLLDGKATAAAIRGELTERVAVLRGRGVVPGLGTLLVGEDPGSASYVAGKHRDCAEVGITSVREDLPADASQADVLAAVARLNADPSCTGYIVQLPLPAGLDQQAVLEAVDPGKDADGLHPTNLGRLVLQVSGDITSPLPCTPRGIVELLGRYGVPLSGADVVVVGRGVTVGRHLGLLLTRKGIDATVTLTHTRTRDLADVVRRADVVVAAAGAAGMIQPGWVKPGAAVLDVGVTRVVDEATGKSRLVGDVDPGVAEVAGWIAPMPGGVGPMTRAMLLANVVDSAERALG
- a CDS encoding NUDIX hydrolase family protein — translated: MTDVVTEAGSQWLSREDLEQARERLPILYVDALPVRVDESGTVTSFGLLLRVTGHGEISRALVTGRVLYAERVRTALLRHLEKDLGPLALPKLPAAPQPFTVAEYFPVPGVTPFHDPRQHAVSLAFVVPVEGDCHPQQDALELTWVTPEEAADPHLQAEMVGGQGTLLRQALAVCGF